GGTGCTTGCTCGGGACGAAAGAATGTTGTTTGTCATCCCGAGCGAATGCGAGGGATCCCGCCCTTGAACTCTTTCACTGGTTTCATTGTTGACTGTCCAGGGTTTTGTGTTACGATGCAATACAAAGAAAGGGGAGAATTTAATGGCTACACTTGAGAAAACTCTGTCCATACGGCTTTCCCCGGAAGAACGCCTGGCGGCGGAGGAATACGCCAGGGAGCGAAGGATGTCCCTTGCCCAGTTTGCCCGGGAATCGATTCTTGAGAAGATCGAGGACGCCTACGACCTGAAAGTCTATACAGCCTGGCTGAAAAGCAGGCAGAAGACAGTGCCGTTTGAGGATCTTGTGAAGGAGTGCGGTTTTTCCGAGGAGGAGTTATGAGTTGCTACTCCGTGGAAATTTCCTCTGAGGCTGCGAAGAAGATCAAAAAATTCGATAGGGAGACACAGCACCTGATTTTCAGCTACATCAACCGGAATCTCCGAAATTGCCCGGACCCCCGCGCTTCAGGAAAGGCGTTGACGGGACCTCTTCGGGGATTGTGGCGCTACCGGATAGGTGATTACCGTTTGCTGGCGGAGATCAGGGACGGGGAAATGCTTATCATTGCCGTTGATGTGGGACATCGTTCACAGGTATATTCCCGCAGGAAGTAGATCATGTCGAGAGAGTTATTGTCCCCCGGCAGAAATGGTTTTCGTCAAAGCCCGTGTTCTTTTTTCAAGGTTTCCCACGGTATGGCAGGTTCATCAA
This is a stretch of genomic DNA from Aminivibrio pyruvatiphilus. It encodes these proteins:
- the relB gene encoding type II toxin-antitoxin system RelB family antitoxin; the encoded protein is MATLEKTLSIRLSPEERLAAEEYARERRMSLAQFARESILEKIEDAYDLKVYTAWLKSRQKTVPFEDLVKECGFSEEEL
- a CDS encoding type II toxin-antitoxin system RelE family toxin, producing the protein MSCYSVEISSEAAKKIKKFDRETQHLIFSYINRNLRNCPDPRASGKALTGPLRGLWRYRIGDYRLLAEIRDGEMLIIAVDVGHRSQVYSRRK